A genomic region of Candidatus Paceibacterota bacterium contains the following coding sequences:
- the zwf gene encoding glucose-6-phosphate dehydrogenase has translation MQNGKNDKNYPTTIVVFGATGDLFQNKLAPALFDLFVKGALPKDFRLIGFARRPFSNESFRDLIKESLVQKGRVLGVSAARDFLGKIFYHQGRLDLAEDYQKLGKFLSDADRKLTVCTNKLFYLAVPPDLYETIFDNLATSGLATPCAPGFDNERLVWTRILVEKPFGHNLATAKRLDQKLGKLFKEEQIFRIDHYLAKETIQNILSFRFSNSLFEPIWNAKQIESIEIKFHEKNLVSERGKFYDGVGALRDVGQNHMLQMLAVVAMENPKKLDANLIRQARAKLLKAVVSGGKRTKDYAIKGQYEGYLQENGVGPDSKTETFFRLKLLVKNRRWRGVPFYLEGGKALDSGKAEIVVYFKRPIDCLMSQDSKGVCEQNVLTFRIQPDEGIEVIFWAKKPGLDLALEAKSLSFKYREDNLVSKIPDAYERVLIDAIRGDQTLFASTQEVLAEWNLINPILEGWQTDSIYEYPKGSRGIDIGRIKNN, from the coding sequence ATGCAGAACGGAAAAAACGACAAAAACTACCCGACTACTATTGTTGTCTTTGGGGCGACGGGGGATCTGTTTCAAAACAAACTCGCACCGGCGCTTTTTGATTTGTTTGTTAAAGGCGCCTTGCCGAAAGATTTTCGGTTGATTGGTTTTGCGCGCCGGCCGTTTTCGAATGAGAGTTTCCGAGATTTGATTAAAGAAAGTTTGGTTCAAAAGGGGCGCGTGCTTGGTGTTTCGGCGGCACGCGATTTTCTAGGAAAGATTTTTTATCATCAGGGTCGGCTTGACTTGGCGGAGGATTATCAGAAATTGGGCAAATTTCTTTCTGATGCCGATCGGAAGCTTACAGTTTGCACCAATAAGCTTTTCTATTTGGCCGTACCACCGGATCTCTATGAGACCATTTTTGACAACCTGGCCACCTCCGGCCTAGCGACACCTTGTGCCCCCGGATTTGATAATGAGCGTTTGGTCTGGACCAGAATTTTGGTTGAGAAGCCGTTTGGTCACAATCTCGCGACAGCTAAAAGGCTTGATCAAAAATTAGGAAAGTTATTTAAGGAAGAGCAGATTTTTCGAATCGATCATTATCTGGCCAAAGAGACAATCCAAAACATTTTAAGTTTCCGATTCTCTAACAGCCTCTTTGAGCCAATTTGGAATGCGAAACAAATTGAGAGTATCGAAATCAAGTTTCATGAGAAAAATTTGGTTTCTGAAAGGGGTAAGTTTTACGACGGCGTCGGAGCTCTCCGTGATGTTGGGCAAAATCATATGTTGCAAATGCTCGCGGTGGTGGCGATGGAAAATCCTAAAAAGTTGGATGCCAATCTGATCCGCCAAGCCAGGGCCAAGCTTTTGAAAGCGGTCGTGAGTGGGGGCAAAAGAACCAAAGATTATGCCATCAAGGGTCAGTATGAGGGCTATCTTCAGGAAAATGGAGTTGGACCGGACTCTAAGACCGAGACCTTCTTTCGTCTGAAGCTTTTGGTTAAAAATCGTCGCTGGCGGGGTGTACCTTTTTATCTCGAGGGTGGTAAAGCCCTAGACTCTGGTAAGGCTGAAATCGTAGTTTACTTTAAGCGACCGATCGACTGTCTGATGAGTCAGGATTCTAAGGGTGTTTGTGAACAAAATGTTCTGACTTTTCGGATTCAGCCGGACGAGGGTATCGAGGTCATTTTTTGGGCCAAGAAGCCAGGTCTTGATTTGGCCCTGGAAGCCAAGTCGCTTTCTTTTAAGTATCGCGAAGACAATTTGGTCAGCAAAATTCCCGATGCTTACGAAAGAGTTTTGATTGATGCGATTCGTGGCGACCAAACTCTGTTTGCTTCAACGCAGGAAGTTTTGGCCGAGTGGAATCTGATCAACCCAATTTTAGAAGGTTGGCAGACTGATTCGATTTACGAGTATCCGAAGGGTAGTCGGGGAATTGATATTGGTAGAATTAAAAATAATTAA
- the gnd gene encoding decarboxylating 6-phosphogluconate dehydrogenase, translating into MKIGYIGLGKMGLNMVERLVKTGHQVSVSNRSPEPIKKAESLGAKGFYSYEELVKSLKAPRLIWIMVSHQAVDEVIERILPLLSKGDLIVDGGNSPYLETIKRAKKIEAKGFKFMDVGTSGGPGGAKNGACLMIGGRKENYEKLKPLFKDLSVKDGFGYFGRAGAGHFVKMVHNGIEYGMMQAIGEGFEVMKKSGFDLPLEKIASIYNRGSVIESRLVGWLESAYKAYGEDLKEISGEISHSGEGQWTVEVAKRLKVPVPIIKGSLDFRVKSKGHPSYTGQVVSALRNQFGGHKVDKK; encoded by the coding sequence ATGAAAATCGGTTATATCGGCTTGGGAAAAATGGGTCTTAATATGGTGGAGCGTTTGGTCAAAACCGGCCATCAGGTTTCGGTCTCCAACCGCAGTCCGGAGCCGATTAAGAAGGCCGAATCTCTTGGGGCCAAGGGGTTTTATTCATATGAAGAGTTGGTGAAAAGTTTAAAGGCTCCAAGGTTAATTTGGATTATGGTTTCGCATCAGGCGGTTGATGAGGTAATCGAACGGATTTTACCGCTTTTGTCTAAAGGTGATTTGATTGTCGATGGTGGCAATTCGCCATATTTGGAAACAATTAAACGGGCTAAAAAGATTGAGGCCAAGGGATTTAAGTTTATGGATGTAGGCACTTCCGGCGGTCCTGGTGGGGCCAAGAATGGCGCCTGTCTCATGATTGGTGGCCGAAAAGAAAATTATGAAAAGCTAAAACCACTTTTTAAAGATTTGTCAGTCAAAGATGGTTTTGGTTATTTTGGCAGGGCCGGCGCCGGGCACTTTGTGAAAATGGTCCATAACGGCATCGAATACGGCATGATGCAGGCGATTGGCGAAGGATTTGAGGTGATGAAGAAGTCCGGCTTCGATTTGCCTCTAGAGAAGATCGCCTCAATCTATAATCGTGGCAGTGTGATTGAATCTCGCCTCGTGGGCTGGCTCGAGTCGGCTTATAAAGCCTACGGCGAAGACTTAAAAGAGATTTCCGGTGAGATTTCTCATAGTGGAGAAGGTCAGTGGACAGTTGAAGTGGCTAAGCGGCTGAAGGTTCCGGTGCCAATAATTAAGGGCTCTCTAGATTTTCGAGTGAAGTCAAAAGGTCATCCGAGTTATACTGGCCAAGTGGTCTCGGCCTTGAGAAATCAATTTGGCGGGCATAAGGTGGACAAGAAATGA
- a CDS encoding four helix bundle protein, whose protein sequence is MSIPIKSFRDLDAWKEGHALALLVYKLVKSFPKEEMFALASQMRRSAVSATSNIAEGFSRQSYKEKAQFYSIAQGSVTELQSQFDIALDVSYINSDTYHNADNQSIKVHKIINGLIKKSKLFSVDAHNS, encoded by the coding sequence ATGTCCATTCCAATAAAATCTTTTAGGGACCTTGACGCGTGGAAAGAGGGACACGCGTTGGCGTTGCTAGTCTATAAGTTAGTAAAGTCTTTTCCCAAAGAGGAGATGTTTGCATTGGCGAGTCAGATGAGACGGAGTGCTGTTTCTGCCACTTCTAATATTGCGGAAGGTTTCAGTCGCCAGTCATATAAAGAGAAGGCTCAATTTTATTCAATCGCTCAAGGTTCAGTTACTGAATTGCAAAGTCAGTTTGATATTGCACTTGATGTTTCATATATAAATAGCGATACTTATCATAATGCAGACAACCAATCGATAAAAGTTCACAAAATTATCAATGGGCTTATTAAGAAATCGAAATTGTTTTCTGTTGACGCGCATAATTCTTAA
- a CDS encoding cyclase family protein codes for MKIIDISLPLNNQTVVYPGNVPLEISVHHEMPEHATHLSKIVMGSHTGTHIDAPAHAVIGGVSLDQIPLTILIGPCRVLDFSEVKESVKIEDLKKFSPQKGERLLVKTSNSKRGFDKFYDDYIYLDGDAADYLVSLDISLFGIDYLSIKKRGGKDHRPHTSLLAKGIPIIEGIDLSKVEAGEYNLFCLPLKFTGIEGGPARAILTKN; via the coding sequence ATGAAGATAATTGACATTTCACTGCCCCTAAATAATCAAACTGTTGTCTATCCGGGCAATGTGCCATTGGAGATTTCAGTGCATCATGAAATGCCGGAGCACGCGACGCATCTTTCCAAGATTGTCATGGGTTCACACACTGGCACTCATATTGATGCGCCAGCTCACGCAGTGATTGGTGGTGTGAGTCTTGATCAGATTCCACTTACGATTTTAATTGGGCCTTGTCGGGTTTTGGATTTTAGCGAAGTCAAAGAGTCGGTGAAAATCGAGGATTTGAAAAAGTTTTCTCCTCAAAAAGGCGAGCGGCTTTTGGTTAAAACCTCAAACTCTAAACGCGGTTTCGATAAATTTTATGACGACTATATTTACCTAGATGGCGATGCGGCCGATTATCTGGTCTCCCTAGATATCAGTTTGTTTGGGATTGATTATCTCTCAATCAAGAAGCGGGGCGGTAAAGACCACCGTCCACACACTTCGCTTTTGGCTAAAGGTATTCCGATTATTGAGGGTATTGATCTGTCGAAAGTTGAAGCCGGAGAATATAATTTGTTTTGCTTGCCCTTAAAATTTACCGGAATCGAAGGTGGTCCGGCGAGAGCAATTTTAACCAAAAATTAA
- a CDS encoding CYTH domain-containing protein, with translation METEVEAKFLDIDVAGLRLKLKEIGATLEHSERPMRRKTYDDKASSLRKVGGWIRLRDEGDKITLSYKQLNDRTLHGTKEITVIVSDFETTDKLLGIVGFEEKSFQETKREKWVLAESEITIDTWPWIPTFVEIESPNEEVIKKVSRLLGLNWGEALHGSVETAYQKYYNVTEDEIDDWREITFIPVPDWLEAKRKKP, from the coding sequence ATGGAAACTGAAGTTGAAGCAAAATTCTTGGATATCGATGTGGCTGGGCTTAGACTGAAGCTGAAGGAAATCGGCGCGACTTTGGAGCACTCGGAAAGACCGATGAGGCGGAAAACTTATGATGATAAGGCTTCGAGTTTGCGCAAAGTTGGTGGCTGGATTCGCCTACGGGATGAGGGTGATAAGATTACTTTAAGCTACAAACAACTTAACGACCGCACTCTGCACGGAACCAAAGAAATCACGGTGATTGTGAGTGACTTCGAGACCACCGATAAATTACTCGGGATTGTCGGTTTTGAAGAGAAATCATTTCAAGAGACCAAAAGAGAGAAGTGGGTTTTGGCCGAATCGGAGATTACGATTGACACCTGGCCATGGATACCGACTTTTGTAGAAATTGAATCGCCAAATGAAGAGGTTATTAAAAAAGTATCTAGGCTTCTCGGATTGAATTGGGGTGAAGCGCTCCACGGTAGTGTTGAGACTGCCTATCAGAAATATTATAATGTGACGGAGGACGAGATTGACGATTGGCGGGAAATAACCTTTATTCCTGTGCCAGATTGGCTGGAAGCTAAAAGGAAAAAACCCTAA
- a CDS encoding Gmad2 immunoglobulin-like domain-containing protein has product MKKIWILIIVLLLAGTICLLAIFDVGRNAETGQNWSSDYNSHNYLFRTDSVKISEPLPDILLADQIRISGFARGNWFFEASFPIELRDGSDKVVGQTIATAKTDWMTTEFVPFEASLTLPKHLLGRGAIVFKKDNPSGLPEFDDYVTLPVLFSTSTPAVIIDEPATTTPE; this is encoded by the coding sequence ATGAAGAAAATTTGGATTTTAATCATAGTCCTGTTGCTTGCCGGGACAATTTGCTTGTTGGCAATTTTTGATGTTGGTAGAAATGCTGAAACTGGTCAAAATTGGTCTTCAGATTATAATTCTCACAACTATCTTTTCCGGACCGACTCGGTTAAAATTAGCGAACCACTACCGGATATTTTACTGGCCGATCAGATTAGGATTTCCGGTTTTGCCAGGGGTAATTGGTTTTTCGAAGCTTCATTCCCGATTGAGCTTAGAGACGGGTCGGACAAAGTCGTCGGTCAAACAATTGCTACGGCTAAAACTGATTGGATGACGACCGAGTTCGTGCCTTTTGAAGCGAGTCTCACCTTACCGAAGCATCTTCTTGGTCGAGGTGCGATTGTTTTCAAGAAAGATAACCCTTCCGGTCTACCGGAATTTGATGATTATGTAACTCTGCCCGTTTTGTTTTCAACTTCAACTCCAGCCGTGATTATAGATGAACCGGCTACTACCACTCCAGAATGA
- a CDS encoding glutaredoxin has product MIIYTKTGCPWCNEALAFLKSVGVPFEEREVLSNPKFFEEMRAKSGQSKAPTLDIDGEILPDTDAKAIEIYLRAKEIIK; this is encoded by the coding sequence ATGATTATCTACACAAAAACCGGCTGTCCTTGGTGCAATGAGGCCTTAGCTTTTTTGAAATCTGTCGGCGTACCTTTCGAAGAAAGAGAGGTTTTGTCTAATCCAAAATTCTTTGAGGAGATGAGGGCTAAGTCTGGTCAAAGTAAAGCGCCAACTCTTGATATTGACGGAGAGATTTTGCCGGATACCGATGCGAAAGCAATCGAGATCTATCTGCGCGCCAAGGAAATAATTAAATAG
- a CDS encoding GerMN domain-containing protein, translated as MKSEYTLKFLITLLVLVLALLGYVLLASVFNYSPFGYEGPLTKWQTAPVKVYWSKASGQDCTKVEATERQVSVSVHRAKAAVQAIIDGPNAQEKELGYFSNLATTTRLNSLTINNSRAYADFDEALDYGVAGSCRVIAIRSQIAATLEQFPTIKEVVISVNGRTAEILQP; from the coding sequence ATGAAAAGCGAATACACGCTTAAATTTTTAATCACCCTTCTAGTTTTGGTTTTGGCGCTTTTGGGATATGTCTTGCTGGCTAGTGTCTTTAATTATTCGCCGTTTGGCTATGAGGGACCACTTACCAAGTGGCAAACTGCTCCGGTTAAAGTTTATTGGAGCAAGGCTTCGGGTCAGGACTGCACGAAAGTGGAAGCTACGGAAAGACAGGTGAGTGTCTCGGTGCATCGAGCCAAAGCGGCAGTTCAGGCCATAATCGACGGGCCAAATGCGCAAGAAAAGGAACTCGGGTACTTCAGCAATTTGGCAACCACCACCAGACTTAATAGTTTGACGATAAATAACTCCCGAGCTTACGCTGATTTTGATGAAGCTCTGGATTATGGCGTAGCCGGTTCTTGTCGAGTTATCGCCATTCGTTCACAAATTGCCGCGACCCTAGAGCAATTTCCAACTATTAAAGAGGTGGTGATTTCGGTGAATGGGAGGACGGCGGAGATACTACAGCCATAG
- a CDS encoding MFS transporter, translating into MDPATLANHRQIRAISALGFLFTLHAVLPTYISSTFLSTLIGEKSVGIIYTAASILSVLAFIAINRILQRFGNFKTMQALIGLEFVAFLILAISKDPEILTGAFIFSVITGALIGFNIDLFLEQYSSNDKTGSIRGTFLSIINIAWIISQYLVSLILTDGDYWKIYAISGIILVPVWLLSLQSLRGFKDSEYRKTDFITTAKEILRDQNIYKVVMSNVILQFFYAWMVIYMPIYLHNYIGLPWNEIGIILTILLLPFVLIEAPLGFLADKKLGEKEILSIGFVIMAITTASISFIDSSSMWVWAFVLLLTRIGASMIEIMNETYFFKKTSSNDANLLSVFRMSRPIAGVIAPIIASLLLIFLPMSQLFVILGLITFYGLRYSLTIEDTK; encoded by the coding sequence ATGGATCCAGCCACCCTAGCCAACCATCGACAGATCCGAGCCATCTCAGCGCTCGGTTTCCTGTTTACGCTCCACGCGGTTCTGCCGACCTACATCAGCTCCACTTTTCTCTCAACCTTGATCGGAGAGAAATCTGTCGGGATTATCTACACCGCCGCCTCGATTTTGTCAGTTCTGGCTTTTATCGCCATCAACCGGATCTTACAGCGCTTTGGCAACTTCAAAACTATGCAGGCCCTAATCGGCCTCGAATTTGTCGCTTTCCTGATCTTGGCCATCAGTAAGGACCCGGAGATTCTGACCGGAGCTTTTATTTTCTCAGTTATCACCGGAGCTTTAATCGGGTTCAATATTGATTTGTTTCTCGAACAATATTCGAGCAACGACAAAACCGGCTCAATTCGAGGAACTTTTTTGAGCATCATCAATATTGCCTGGATTATCAGTCAGTACTTGGTAAGTCTGATCCTGACCGATGGTGACTATTGGAAGATTTATGCCATTAGCGGAATCATCCTCGTGCCGGTCTGGTTGTTATCGCTCCAGAGTCTTCGGGGCTTTAAAGATTCTGAGTACCGCAAAACCGACTTCATTACCACCGCCAAGGAAATCCTGCGGGACCAAAATATCTACAAAGTGGTAATGTCCAACGTTATTTTGCAGTTTTTCTACGCCTGGATGGTTATTTATATGCCAATTTACCTTCACAACTATATTGGTCTGCCCTGGAACGAAATCGGCATAATCCTCACCATTTTGCTCCTGCCGTTTGTGCTGATCGAAGCGCCACTCGGTTTTCTGGCCGATAAAAAATTAGGTGAAAAAGAAATTCTTTCCATCGGCTTTGTGATTATGGCGATTACCACCGCCTCAATCAGTTTTATCGACTCAAGCAGTATGTGGGTCTGGGCCTTTGTCCTGCTCCTCACCCGAATCGGCGCCAGTATGATTGAGATTATGAACGAAACATATTTTTTCAAAAAGACCTCCTCGAACGACGCCAACCTTTTGAGTGTCTTTCGAATGAGTCGTCCGATTGCCGGCGTTATCGCCCCAATTATTGCCTCACTCCTTCTTATTTTCCTACCAATGAGCCAACTCTTTGTAATTTTGGGCTTGATCACTTTTTACGGTCTCCGATACAGCCTGACGATTGAGGACACAAAATAG